One Tolypothrix bouteillei VB521301 DNA window includes the following coding sequences:
- a CDS encoding DUF72 domain-containing protein → MLSGQSPFFIGCAVWAYKGWVGELYPQGTRSAEFLQLYSRRFTTVEGNTTFYAVPNAETVTRWAADTPAGFEFCLKLPRDITHKGLLTPNIAAALKFFEEMSLLGKRLGPIFAQLPPSYSPKLIDDLATFLEAWQQTGTRLALEVRHPDWFSEPQTHHLTALLEKLHVGKVLLDTRPIYSGDDDPQIQSERRKPKLPVQFGVTASFSLIRFISHPTLSVNQPFMKEWVNQIKQWLEQGKQIYFFVHCPVEEKSPSTARYFQKLLEKSHAEVPSLPWNTLDSPPNQLSLW, encoded by the coding sequence GTGCTGTCCGGTCAATCTCCATTTTTTATTGGTTGTGCTGTTTGGGCTTATAAGGGGTGGGTAGGTGAACTCTACCCCCAAGGCACTCGTTCTGCTGAATTTTTACAATTGTATAGCAGGCGTTTTACCACTGTTGAAGGCAATACAACTTTCTATGCCGTACCTAATGCTGAAACTGTCACTCGTTGGGCTGCAGATACCCCTGCTGGTTTTGAGTTTTGCCTAAAGTTGCCAAGAGATATTACCCACAAAGGTTTGCTAACACCTAATATTGCTGCTGCTTTAAAATTTTTTGAAGAAATGAGCCTTTTAGGTAAACGTCTCGGACCTATCTTTGCCCAATTACCCCCAAGTTATTCACCTAAGTTAATTGATGACTTAGCTACTTTTCTTGAAGCATGGCAACAGACAGGAACTCGTTTAGCATTGGAAGTCAGGCATCCGGACTGGTTTTCAGAACCACAGACACATCATTTAACAGCATTGTTGGAAAAGCTTCACGTAGGTAAAGTCTTGTTAGACACGCGTCCTATCTATAGTGGAGATGATGACCCTCAAATACAATCAGAACGGCGCAAACCCAAACTGCCAGTACAATTTGGCGTCACAGCATCCTTTAGTTTGATTCGGTTTATTTCCCATCCCACCTTATCGGTCAATCAACCTTTTATGAAAGAGTGGGTCAATCAAATTAAGCAGTGGCTCGAGCAAGGAAAGCAAATTTATTTTTTTGTTCACTGTCCTGTAGAAGAAAAGTCACCTAGCACCGCACGCTACTTCCAAAAATTGTTAGAAAAAAGTCATGCGGAAGTTCCTTCTCTACCTTGGAATACTCTTGATAGCCCCCCCAATCAGCTGAGTTTGTGGTAA
- a CDS encoding TetR/AcrR family transcriptional regulator has product MARNPTITQSQILEAARAVFLEQGFSATTADVANRAGISSASIFKHFPTKESLFFAAMSDTPRDRIWTAELEAEIGQGDPRSDLLKIALRIASYSEELLPRMMLAWSIRQPGEIVKPPGIEPDFTAIAAYIGREMALGRIVRGDPIIPAMTLLHTVVGFTMSQTLQNTTVSLDTSTFLEEFVNLLWRGLDPNLQTAR; this is encoded by the coding sequence ATGGCAAGAAACCCAACCATTACCCAGTCCCAGATTCTTGAAGCTGCCCGAGCAGTCTTCCTCGAACAGGGGTTCAGCGCTACCACGGCGGATGTTGCAAATCGTGCAGGCATCTCAAGTGCTAGTATCTTCAAGCACTTTCCAACTAAAGAATCCTTGTTCTTTGCTGCAATGTCAGATACGCCTCGCGATCGCATTTGGACAGCAGAACTCGAAGCTGAAATTGGACAGGGAGATCCTCGATCTGACCTGCTAAAAATCGCTTTACGGATTGCATCTTACTCAGAAGAGTTATTACCGCGAATGATGCTGGCGTGGTCAATACGGCAACCTGGGGAGATCGTCAAACCGCCAGGAATAGAACCCGATTTTACCGCGATCGCTGCGTATATCGGGCGTGAGATGGCGCTCGGACGGATTGTGCGGGGCGACCCAATTATCCCGGCTATGACTTTACTGCATACTGTCGTTGGCTTCACTATGAGCCAAACTTTGCAAAACACGACTGTTTCCCTAGACACCAGCACCTTTCTTGAGGAGTTTGTCAATTTGCTGTGGCGAGGACTCGATCCTAACCTACAAACAGCAAGATAG
- a CDS encoding cytochrome P450 family protein — translation MTTTYPNITLEQVDITSPSFRANPFPTFKRWRDTQPVVPVQAFGERAWIVTRYNDVLATLTDERLVKDRRNAPSPNKKQQQMWIPGFIKPLQTNMLDTDTPDHSRLRSLVHQAFMPRLIAQMQIRIHLLAHELLDRVQAKGEMDLIRDFALPIPMVVISEILGVAERDREAFHRWSNVMVSVSKPIDGLLAIPSLYQFIRFLRRLFREHRLNPQDDLTSALLQAESEGSKLSEDELIGMVGLLLSAGHETTVNLIGNGVLALLTHPTELDRLRNEPTLMRSAIEELVRYTPPVLFATTRYAREDLEIAGTLVPKGELVLAALGSANHDESQFENPETLMLDRQNNKHVGFGSGIHYCLGAPLARLESNVAFQVLFERLPNIRLAVKPENLRWRSGLITRGVKAIPVKF, via the coding sequence ATGACAACAACCTACCCAAACATCACCCTTGAACAAGTTGATATTACCTCACCCAGTTTCAGAGCTAATCCATTCCCAACTTTCAAACGCTGGCGAGATACTCAACCCGTTGTGCCAGTCCAAGCCTTTGGGGAACGAGCCTGGATTGTTACCCGCTACAACGATGTGCTAGCTACTCTCACAGATGAACGCCTCGTCAAAGACCGCCGCAATGCTCCATCTCCCAATAAAAAGCAACAACAAATGTGGATACCGGGATTCATCAAGCCCCTTCAAACTAATATGCTTGACACCGACACACCCGATCATTCCCGGTTGCGTTCTTTGGTACATCAGGCGTTCATGCCACGCCTGATTGCACAAATGCAAATCCGTATTCATCTCCTCGCGCACGAGCTGCTCGATCGCGTGCAAGCCAAAGGCGAAATGGATTTAATTCGTGACTTTGCACTGCCAATCCCAATGGTTGTCATTAGCGAAATACTCGGCGTAGCCGAACGGGATCGGGAAGCTTTTCACCGTTGGTCAAACGTCATGGTTAGCGTAAGCAAACCTATTGACGGTCTTCTTGCCATCCCCAGTTTGTATCAATTCATTAGGTTTCTGCGCCGACTTTTCCGCGAACATCGTTTAAATCCCCAAGATGACTTAACCAGCGCCCTACTCCAAGCGGAATCAGAAGGCTCAAAATTATCTGAAGACGAATTGATTGGTATGGTCGGACTCTTGCTAAGTGCCGGTCACGAAACCACAGTCAATTTAATTGGTAATGGCGTGCTGGCGTTGCTAACACACCCTACAGAACTCGATCGCTTACGCAACGAGCCCACACTGATGAGATCTGCGATCGAAGAACTTGTGAGATACACACCCCCAGTGTTGTTCGCCACAACACGCTATGCCCGTGAAGATCTGGAGATCGCTGGAACGCTTGTTCCCAAAGGCGAGTTGGTGCTTGCTGCACTTGGCTCGGCTAATCATGATGAATCACAATTTGAGAATCCAGAAACGCTAATGCTAGACCGACAAAACAATAAACACGTTGGTTTTGGATCTGGCATACACTACTGCCTTGGCGCACCTCTCGCACGGCTTGAGTCCAACGTTGCGTTCCAAGTGCTGTTCGAGCGTTTGCCAAATATTCGGCTCGCCGTCAAGCCCGAAAATCTGCGTTGGCGTTCTGGTCTGATTACCCGAGGAGTCAAAGCAATTCCCGTCAAGTTCTGA
- a CDS encoding ATP-binding protein: protein MLCVDDLLKLDAFRQLTPKQLEWVCDRVEPIDLHQGEPLIHEGDADSTTGVFILAKGRMSITRMSDRVEMPIGQHSAPNFFGEVPVLTEEPMAVTMRAITACKLYKLAAGDFLSLLHECRDFERVIFRTFERRMRGLESFIRTREKMAALGTLAAGLAHEINNPAAALVRSLNGMIPAVRELERMNLIYGQQRADPEHTQQWLDVRDAGVDSIVNDLVDPITLSDREDELLEWLENYGVEQAWKLATPLASAGIKVEILEKLTQPWRNTTTELRDLGIRWLALSFEVTSMIRSGLRGAERIDTLVTAMKSYSYLDRGAQQIIDIHEGIEDTLQLFSHKLKEGIAVKRSYDPSLPKISAYGSELNQVWTNLIDNALYAMNGQGILEIKTLSKGHRVLVEVIDSGSGILADIQSRIFEPFFTTKPVGKGSGLGLETARRIVENRHHGTIIVESVPGRTCFTVCLPINKDT from the coding sequence ATGCTGTGCGTTGATGATTTACTGAAACTAGACGCCTTTCGACAGCTTACACCAAAGCAATTGGAATGGGTATGCGATCGCGTGGAACCCATCGATTTGCATCAGGGAGAACCCCTCATTCATGAAGGTGATGCTGACAGTACCACAGGCGTGTTTATCTTGGCTAAGGGAAGAATGAGCATTACTCGCATGAGCGATCGCGTTGAAATGCCCATCGGTCAACACAGTGCTCCTAATTTTTTTGGAGAAGTCCCAGTTTTGACGGAAGAACCAATGGCAGTAACTATGCGAGCCATCACAGCTTGCAAGCTATATAAACTCGCAGCTGGTGACTTTCTCTCACTGCTACATGAATGCCGTGATTTTGAAAGAGTTATTTTTCGCACCTTTGAACGGCGAATGCGGGGTTTGGAGTCTTTTATTCGCACCCGTGAAAAGATGGCTGCATTGGGAACTCTAGCAGCAGGATTAGCTCATGAAATTAACAACCCAGCCGCCGCTCTGGTGCGATCGCTCAATGGGATGATTCCCGCAGTCCGAGAGCTAGAGCGGATGAACTTGATTTACGGACAACAACGCGCAGACCCCGAACATACTCAGCAATGGCTGGACGTGAGAGATGCTGGAGTAGATTCTATTGTTAACGATTTGGTTGACCCCATTACGTTAAGCGATCGCGAAGATGAGCTTTTAGAATGGTTGGAAAATTATGGAGTTGAGCAGGCGTGGAAACTAGCAACACCTCTAGCATCAGCAGGTATAAAGGTAGAGATTCTTGAGAAACTGACCCAACCTTGGCGAAATACAACTACGGAACTCCGGGATTTGGGGATTCGCTGGCTGGCACTATCATTTGAGGTAACATCTATGATACGTAGCGGATTGCGTGGAGCCGAAAGGATCGATACATTGGTAACCGCAATGAAATCCTACTCCTATCTTGACCGAGGCGCACAACAAATCATCGACATTCATGAAGGGATAGAAGATACATTACAGTTATTCTCCCACAAATTAAAAGAGGGTATTGCGGTAAAGCGTTCTTACGATCCATCCCTTCCCAAAATCTCAGCTTATGGCAGTGAATTAAACCAAGTTTGGACAAATCTTATCGATAATGCGTTATATGCAATGAACGGTCAAGGTATTTTAGAAATCAAAACTTTATCTAAAGGACATCGCGTCCTCGTTGAAGTTATTGACTCAGGTTCGGGCATTCTCGCGGATATACAATCTCGGATTTTTGAGCCATTTTTCACGACTAAGCCTGTCGGTAAAGGGTCAGGTTTGGGTTTGGAAACCGCTAGAAGAATTGTGGAAAATCGACATCACGGAACTATTATAGTTGAGTCCGTACCTGGAAGAACCTGCTTTACTGTCTGCTTGCCCATCAATAAAGATACTTAA
- a CDS encoding 50S ribosomal protein L11 methyltransferase gives MSWVELSLNITHEAVDWVCTLLAATHYTDEIYVTQYTHLDTNLPINPDVIQPQWAFTIRLYLASDTYIEEIADSLLSLQRARLCSPLQEALVEKKPQLGGVNSIINRIGQRFVVLTPETPYTPTSDEIVLRLKTNLAFGSGLHPTTILNLRLLERHVVPKMNVLDVGSGSGILSIAMAKLGASVLAVDNDSIAVQSTQDAVNRNEVEQQVTVMRGSLGRGSELGHWMGIGTVDNVSTIQETQTFDLITANILARIHITLAPDYRQALRRDAMRSGLLIASGFDTDYEDAVTATFTEVGFEAIDKEQLDEWVAIAYQLKE, from the coding sequence ATGTCATGGGTAGAATTAAGCCTCAATATCACACACGAGGCTGTTGATTGGGTTTGTACACTGCTAGCTGCAACCCACTACACAGATGAGATTTATGTAACTCAATATACTCATTTAGATACAAACCTTCCAATCAATCCAGATGTCATACAACCCCAATGGGCGTTTACAATCCGTCTCTACCTAGCTAGCGATACATACATAGAAGAAATTGCTGACTCTCTCTTATCCTTGCAACGAGCCAGACTGTGCAGCCCTCTTCAAGAAGCTCTTGTAGAGAAAAAACCTCAGTTGGGAGGAGTTAACTCTATAATTAACCGTATTGGACAGCGCTTTGTCGTCCTGACACCCGAAACCCCCTACACGCCCACATCTGACGAAATTGTCTTGCGACTCAAAACCAATCTTGCCTTCGGCAGTGGTTTGCATCCGACAACCATTCTTAATCTGCGGCTCCTCGAACGCCACGTAGTCCCTAAGATGAACGTTCTCGATGTTGGTTCTGGCTCCGGGATTTTGAGTATCGCCATGGCAAAACTTGGAGCATCTGTTTTGGCAGTAGATAACGATAGTATTGCCGTGCAATCCACTCAAGATGCTGTCAATCGCAATGAGGTAGAGCAACAAGTCACAGTTATGCGAGGAAGCCTCGGACGCGGTAGTGAATTGGGGCATTGGATGGGCATTGGTACTGTTGATAATGTGTCAACTATCCAGGAAACACAAACCTTTGACTTGATTACCGCAAATATCCTTGCACGGATACACATTACCCTTGCCCCAGATTACCGACAAGCTTTACGTCGGGATGCGATGCGATCGGGTCTGTTGATTGCGTCAGGTTTTGATACAGACTATGAGGATGCGGTAACTGCAACTTTTACAGAAGTTGGATTTGAAGCGATCGATAAGGAACAATTGGATGAATGGGTTGCTATTGCTTACCAGCTCAAAGAATAG